A section of the Ranitomeya imitator isolate aRanImi1 chromosome 7, aRanImi1.pri, whole genome shotgun sequence genome encodes:
- the LOC138645694 gene encoding uncharacterized protein isoform X3 yields the protein MDMDKLRSKIKSFTLSPGENGRQGFSRVLIQLFGLLGHGKSSFINSCLYVWEDGDYKNWAESAASNEGCTMNRLAYPLTSHLTLVDNRGYAKLGSYESGEIFAQLGHLLPLGSAVEWSKGFGLVERIVRAEKIIETSDFIVPVFIYSVKTGVHPTEADEIKHLLHTAAKLTGIYPIVVLTYKTSGSLTDTIAAFRDMGAEKIFAFENYTLEDCDKTRGRHEEVLKFLSEVIEEAIFQIDHSRDPEREMKERKQFVLNYVHEREKKLQEDKVERHKVQEKAIKVTQLRKEEETMEKLRKREEMEMEEEVRRKQEEMERMNLVDQARREAEIRAQRASKDKKKKWYGRLFH from the exons ATGGATATGGATAAACTGAGGAGCAAAATAAAAAGCTTTACCTTGAGCCCCGGTGAGAATGGCCGGCAGGGATTTAGCAGGGTTCTCATTCAGCTCTTCGGCCTCCTGGGTCACGGGAAGTCCTCCTTCATCAACAGCTGCCTGTACGTCTGGGAAGATGGCGACTACAAGAACTGGGCAGAGTCGGCTGCCAGCAATGAGGGCTGCACTATGAACAGGCTGGCATACCCGCTCACCAGTCACCTCACCCTGGTGGACAACCGAGGATACGCCAAACTGGGGAGCTACGAGTCTGGAGAGATATTTGCTCAGCTGG GTCATTTGCTTCCTCTCGGCAGCGCAGTTGAGTGGAGTAAAGGATTTGGACTCGTAGAGAGAATCGTCCGAGCGGAAAAAATAATAGAGACCTCGGATTTCATCGTCCCGGTGTTCATTTACAG TGTGAAGACCGGCGTCCACCCCACCGAGGCCGACGAGATCAAACATCTGCTACATACTGCGGCCAAACTCACTG GGATTTACCCAATTGTCGTTCTTACCTACAAGACGAGCGGGAGCCTGACTGACACCATCGCAGCATTCAGGGACATGGGGGCCGAGAAGATATTTGCATTCGAAAACTATACCCTTGAAGACTGTGATAAGACAAGGGGAAGGCACGAAGAAGTCCTGAAGTTCTTATCGGAGGTCATTGAGGAGGCGATATTCCAAATTGACCATTCCCGGGATCCAGAGAGAGAAATGAAGGAGCGGAAGCAATTTGTACTAAATTATGTGCATGAGCGAGAGAAGAAGCTGCAGGAGGACAAGGTGGAGAGACACAAGGTGCAGGAGAAGGCCATCAAAGTGACCCAACTAAGGAAAGAAGAGGAGACAATGGAGAAGCTGAGGAAGAGGGAAGAGATGGAGATGGAGGAAGAAGTGCGGAGGAAACAGGAGGAGATGGAGCGGATGAATCTGGTAGACCAGGCCAGACGAGAGGCGGAAATCAGGGCTCAGAGGGCGAGCAAAGACAAGAAAAAGAAGTGGTATGGTCGCCTATTCCACTAG